In a single window of the Actinomycetota bacterium genome:
- a CDS encoding MTAP family purine nucleoside phosphorylase translates to MPEQSVPRAEFGICGGSGSLSFDFPGALADDRVTVLAEDLHFDTPFGRSPAFMQFRVEGPHGPREALAVKMHGWRRGVKRGDASLQVFWTFAEAGVRKVLADGGVGSLNHMLDPRDIVVPNDFIDLTTKQDIYVRGDHLLIMRQPVCPDMADHLYRGASEHFGRVFPRGVYLVTDGPRFESVAEVDYMRKLGGDIVGQSLAPEVFLARDIGACFAGIYIVVNYAEGVVREWEHGEMKAVFFEEAETIARIVLDTIANADLGASCGCMDLRKPSLLPIPDVRLGQE, encoded by the coding sequence ATGCCCGAACAGTCAGTTCCACGCGCCGAGTTCGGCATCTGCGGCGGATCCGGCTCGCTCAGTTTCGACTTCCCCGGCGCGCTTGCAGACGACCGTGTCACGGTCCTTGCCGAGGACCTGCACTTCGATACGCCGTTCGGCCGCTCGCCCGCGTTCATGCAGTTCCGTGTCGAGGGTCCGCACGGCCCGCGCGAGGCGCTTGCGGTCAAGATGCATGGCTGGCGCCGGGGTGTGAAGCGCGGCGACGCGAGCCTGCAGGTCTTCTGGACCTTCGCCGAGGCCGGCGTGCGAAAGGTGCTTGCCGATGGAGGCGTGGGCTCCCTCAACCACATGCTCGACCCGCGCGACATCGTGGTGCCGAACGACTTCATCGACCTCACGACCAAACAGGACATCTACGTCCGGGGCGATCACCTGCTCATCATGCGGCAGCCGGTCTGCCCGGACATGGCCGACCACCTCTACCGCGGCGCGAGCGAGCACTTCGGCCGCGTGTTCCCGCGCGGAGTCTACCTCGTGACCGACGGCCCGCGCTTCGAGTCCGTCGCCGAAGTCGATTACATGCGCAAGCTCGGTGGCGACATCGTCGGCCAATCCTTGGCGCCGGAAGTGTTCCTGGCGCGCGACATCGGTGCATGCTTCGCGGGCATCTACATCGTTGTCAACTACGCCGAAGGCGTCGTCCGGGAATGGGAGCACGGTGAGATGAAGGCGGTGTTCTTCGAGGAAGCCGAGACCATCGCGCGCATCGTGCTCGACACGATCGCCAATGCCGACCTCGGCGCCTCGTGCGGCTGCATGGACCTGCGCAAGCCTTCGCTCTTGCCGATTCCCGACGTCCGCCTCGGACAGGAGTGA
- the tsaA gene encoding tRNA (N6-threonylcarbamoyladenosine(37)-N6)-methyltransferase TrmO, producing MHLTPIGVIHTPLSSKEDAPIQGAFRPEAVGTVELVAEYAEGLADVDGFSHLILLYAFDRAASVEMVRDTFLADTPHGLFATRHPARPNPIGLTVVRLVSVDGAVLTVAGVDMLDGTPLLDVKPYIARFDAFPDADEGWIAGLQERPKPPGRE from the coding sequence GTGCACCTCACACCCATCGGCGTCATCCACACGCCGCTCTCTTCCAAGGAGGACGCGCCGATCCAAGGCGCGTTCCGACCTGAGGCGGTCGGTACGGTGGAGCTTGTCGCCGAGTATGCCGAGGGCCTTGCGGATGTCGACGGGTTCAGCCACCTGATCTTGCTCTACGCCTTCGACCGTGCGGCGAGCGTCGAGATGGTGCGCGATACGTTTCTGGCTGATACTCCGCACGGCCTGTTCGCAACACGCCACCCGGCTCGTCCGAACCCAATTGGGCTCACCGTGGTCAGGCTCGTGTCGGTCGATGGGGCGGTGCTCACGGTGGCGGGCGTGGACATGCTCGACGGGACGCCCCTGCTCGACGTCAAGCCCTACATCGCGCGCTTCGACGCCTTCCCGGATGCGGACGAAGGTTGGATCGCGGGGCTTCAGGAACGGCCGAAGCCTCCTGGGCGTGAGTGA
- a CDS encoding sugar O-acetyltransferase yields MVNERDKMLRGEPYDASDPELVGGRIRARRLTQQYAALDAADDDAREAVLRDLLGEMGEGTWVEAPLFCDYGTQIRMGARVYVNMACVFLDAAPITLGDDVQLGPGVQLLTSDHPRDAAQRAGGLESAHPISIGDRAWLGGGVIVLPGIEIGRDAIIGAGSIVTRSIPPGVTAVGNPCRAISDAGQRP; encoded by the coding sequence CTGGTGAACGAGCGAGACAAGATGCTTCGCGGGGAGCCGTACGACGCCAGCGACCCCGAGCTCGTCGGGGGGCGCATTCGTGCCCGGCGTCTCACGCAGCAGTATGCCGCTCTCGACGCGGCCGACGATGACGCGCGCGAGGCTGTGCTGCGCGACCTCCTTGGCGAGATGGGCGAGGGTACGTGGGTGGAGGCACCGCTGTTCTGTGACTACGGCACGCAGATCCGCATGGGCGCTCGCGTGTACGTGAACATGGCCTGCGTCTTCCTGGACGCCGCCCCCATCACGCTCGGCGACGACGTGCAGCTCGGGCCGGGCGTCCAGCTGCTCACCTCGGACCACCCGCGCGACGCGGCGCAACGGGCCGGCGGGCTCGAATCCGCTCACCCCATCTCGATCGGAGACAGAGCCTGGCTCGGGGGTGGCGTGATCGTGCTGCCGGGCATCGAGATCGGTCGCGACGCCATTATCGGCGCGGGCAGCATCGTGACGCGCTCGATTCCGCCGGGTGTCACCGCAGTGGGGAATCCGTGTCGGGCGATCTCGGACGCCGGACAGCGTCCCTGA
- a CDS encoding sugar ABC transporter permease: MSADQQTPVSLGGAKEMLRDLGRKLAQGEAGPLLVLLMVGLIWTFFQYQNPRFLSPGNLTNLMLQQAAVATISIGVVLILLLGEIDLSVGAVSGFSSSVMAVMNVQRGYSPILAVGAALGLGMLIGLFYGFMVTRFRIPSFVVTLAGSLALLGLQLYVLGQTGTINLNNDFIIGMAGTFFSPAIGWIVAGVSIASIFAFSVVGRARRHASGLHVGSMRGLVFRVAAVGAAVLALVYVVNQDRGLPLVVCIVFALALVFSYLTERTRFGRHIFAVGGNDEAARRGGIKIDNVRVLVFMLGSTLAAMGGVLAASRLMAVNQSSGGSDLLLMAIAGPVIAGTSLFGGRGSVWSALLGALVIGSIANGMNLLAFESSVKYIVTGTVLIAAVTIEAVTRMKRQSSR, encoded by the coding sequence ATGAGCGCCGATCAGCAGACGCCCGTGTCGCTGGGCGGGGCCAAGGAGATGCTCCGCGACCTCGGGCGCAAACTCGCCCAGGGCGAGGCGGGACCGCTTCTCGTACTCCTGATGGTCGGCCTGATCTGGACGTTCTTCCAGTATCAGAACCCCCGCTTCTTGAGCCCCGGCAACCTCACCAACCTCATGCTGCAGCAGGCCGCCGTGGCCACCATCTCGATCGGCGTCGTGCTCATCCTCCTGCTCGGGGAGATCGACTTGTCGGTCGGAGCCGTGAGCGGCTTCAGCTCCTCGGTGATGGCCGTCATGAACGTTCAGCGCGGCTACTCGCCGATTCTGGCTGTGGGCGCCGCACTGGGGCTCGGCATGCTCATCGGACTCTTCTACGGATTCATGGTCACGCGATTCAGGATCCCCTCGTTCGTCGTGACGCTCGCCGGCTCGCTGGCGCTGCTCGGTCTACAGCTGTACGTGCTCGGACAAACAGGGACTATCAACTTGAACAACGACTTCATCATCGGGATGGCAGGCACGTTCTTCTCGCCCGCAATCGGGTGGATCGTGGCTGGCGTGTCGATTGCGTCGATCTTCGCGTTCTCAGTGGTTGGACGAGCTCGGCGACATGCGTCGGGGTTGCACGTGGGGTCGATGCGCGGCCTCGTCTTCCGTGTCGCAGCCGTAGGCGCGGCGGTTCTTGCGCTGGTCTACGTGGTCAACCAGGACCGGGGACTGCCGCTCGTCGTCTGCATCGTCTTTGCGCTGGCCCTGGTGTTCTCGTACCTAACCGAACGCACACGCTTCGGTCGGCACATCTTCGCCGTGGGCGGCAACGACGAGGCGGCCCGACGCGGCGGCATCAAGATCGACAACGTGCGCGTTCTCGTCTTCATGCTCGGATCGACGCTGGCAGCCATGGGCGGCGTGCTTGCCGCTTCGCGTCTGATGGCGGTGAACCAGTCCTCGGGCGGCAGCGACCTGCTGCTTATGGCGATCGCCGGTCCGGTCATCGCGGGGACGAGCCTCTTTGGCGGACGAGGGTCCGTGTGGTCGGCGCTGCTGGGCGCGCTTGTGATCGGCTCGATCGCCAACGGCATGAACCTGCTTGCTTTCGAGTCTTCGGTCAAGTACATCGTCACCGGCACCGTGCTGATCGCCGCCGTCACGATCGAAGCCGTGACACGCATGAAACGGCAGTCGAGCAGGTAG
- a CDS encoding ATP-binding cassette domain-containing protein produces MTSALGSTIATKSPLLAIKGASKAFGANQALSGVDFEVDAGEVVALVGDNGAGKSTLVKAIAGVQLADEGSFYFRGKPVKISSPQDAVALGIATVYQDLALCDNLDVVANLYLGRELFSPGIARAAYYIDETTMEQSSLELLDSLAVTTIQDVRVHVGSLSGGQRQAVAIARSLLGEPCVVLLDEPTAALGVSQTEQVLSLIHTLRERGLGVVVISHNLENVFAVADRIIVLRLGKRAATFDVRGASREDVVAAITGAEFGLGIGEHEENA; encoded by the coding sequence GTGACCTCTGCCCTCGGCAGCACGATCGCAACAAAGTCGCCTTTGCTTGCGATCAAAGGCGCAAGTAAGGCGTTTGGCGCAAACCAGGCCCTCTCCGGCGTCGACTTCGAGGTCGACGCCGGAGAGGTGGTTGCGCTTGTCGGCGACAACGGAGCGGGCAAGTCGACTCTTGTGAAGGCGATTGCCGGCGTACAGCTGGCCGACGAGGGTTCGTTCTACTTCCGAGGCAAACCGGTGAAGATCTCCAGCCCGCAGGATGCCGTGGCACTGGGGATCGCCACCGTCTACCAGGACCTCGCCCTGTGCGACAACCTGGACGTCGTCGCCAATCTCTACCTCGGCCGCGAGCTATTCTCGCCGGGAATCGCCAGAGCCGCCTACTACATCGACGAGACGACGATGGAGCAGAGTTCCCTCGAGCTCCTGGACTCGCTCGCGGTGACGACGATCCAGGACGTACGCGTACACGTGGGCTCGCTCTCGGGCGGTCAGCGTCAGGCTGTTGCCATCGCTCGCTCGCTGCTTGGCGAGCCATGCGTGGTTCTTCTCGACGAACCAACCGCAGCTCTTGGCGTCTCGCAGACGGAGCAGGTGCTCAGCCTCATCCATACGCTTCGGGAGCGCGGACTCGGCGTGGTGGTCATCAGCCACAACCTCGAGAACGTCTTCGCCGTCGCGGATAGGATCATCGTGTTGCGACTGGGCAAACGTGCCGCCACATTCGACGTCCGGGGAGCGAGCCGCGAAGACGTGGTCGCGGCCATCACGGGTGCGGAATTCGGCCTCGGAATCGGCGAACACGAGGAGAACGCATGA
- a CDS encoding sugar ABC transporter substrate-binding protein, which yields MKGTKALVLLALAALLVFAALAVTGCGSGTTDTTKKETAKTVKIALLLPETKTARYETQDKPLFEERVKELNPDIEILYSNANQDATEQQSQAEAALTNGANVLVLDPVDSASAASIVEKAAAQGVPVISYDRLILNADVDYYVSFDNEKVGNLQGQALLDKLTADGNAGKTIVMINGSPTDNNATLFKAGAHSVLDGKMEIGAEYDTPDWSPDKAQTEMDQAITKLGKDGFVGVYCANDGTCGGAIAAMKGAGIDPTKIPSTGQDAELAGIQRVLLGEQYMTVYKAIKAEAYAAAELAVGLADGSGVPSSMTLSNVANGFGDIPSVLLTPVAVTKDNIKDTVVADGFWSVEEILNTPELVTAGAAVGLTK from the coding sequence ATGAAGGGAACGAAGGCGCTGGTGTTGCTGGCGCTCGCAGCACTCCTCGTGTTCGCAGCGCTGGCGGTCACAGGGTGTGGAAGCGGTACCACCGACACCACCAAGAAGGAGACCGCGAAGACGGTGAAGATCGCCTTGCTCCTTCCGGAGACGAAGACGGCGCGCTACGAGACGCAGGACAAGCCGCTCTTCGAGGAACGGGTCAAGGAACTCAACCCCGACATCGAGATCCTGTACAGCAATGCCAACCAGGACGCGACCGAGCAGCAATCACAGGCCGAAGCCGCACTCACCAATGGCGCGAATGTCCTCGTCCTCGATCCGGTGGACTCGGCCTCTGCGGCATCGATCGTCGAGAAGGCCGCCGCGCAAGGTGTGCCGGTCATCAGCTATGACCGTCTGATCCTGAACGCCGACGTCGACTACTACGTGTCATTCGACAACGAGAAGGTCGGCAATCTGCAAGGTCAGGCACTGCTCGACAAGCTGACCGCAGACGGCAACGCCGGCAAGACCATCGTGATGATCAACGGCTCCCCGACCGACAACAACGCCACGCTGTTCAAGGCGGGCGCTCACAGTGTCCTCGACGGCAAGATGGAGATCGGTGCCGAGTACGACACGCCGGACTGGAGCCCCGACAAGGCGCAGACCGAGATGGACCAGGCCATCACGAAGCTGGGCAAGGACGGGTTCGTGGGCGTGTACTGCGCCAATGACGGCACGTGCGGCGGCGCCATCGCCGCCATGAAGGGCGCCGGCATCGACCCGACCAAGATCCCGTCGACCGGCCAGGACGCCGAGCTTGCCGGTATCCAGCGCGTCCTTCTGGGCGAGCAGTACATGACCGTCTACAAGGCAATAAAGGCCGAGGCGTACGCCGCTGCGGAGCTCGCTGTCGGTCTCGCCGACGGCTCGGGTGTTCCTTCGAGCATGACACTCAGCAACGTTGCCAACGGTTTCGGGGACATTCCCTCGGTTCTCTTGACGCCTGTTGCCGTGACCAAGGACAACATCAAGGACACCGTAGTCGCGGATGGCTTCTGGTCGGTTGAAGAGATCCTGAACACGCCGGAGCTCGTTACAGCCGGCGCGGCGGTGGGGCTCACCAAGTGA
- a CDS encoding (Fe-S)-binding protein, whose translation MDSQQITTLAGVIDKKMNRQLKQYLDICARCAICKDACHQYVATQDFKYLPARRAELIRQIYKKYFTKAGEFVPALYEARDPDERLLEELYESTYACTGCRRCMYYCPFSIDTAWILSVAKAILIAAGMGNEMLGQLADAALFKSDNFEMFRDVIVDGFRDIEAQLREVTGDSSAEIPVDREGADILYVALVGAHSILPAAAIFHQAKASWTLSLFEAANYGYFFGDAVKARKIADRFMDEAKRLGVKEVVITECGHAYRVAEIFHEAWSGEKHPFRVRHILEVIDEYIADGRITVDPRAITEPITYHDPCQVGRNGGIFEQPRNIVRALAPDFRDMTPNREQQWCCGGGGGLVAISEMDEFRLRSGSIKVAQIKATGAKLIASPCENCRLQMEGLNESLDLGIEVKAIMDLVMEAMPLRGRKAAGESPPAAPESEPPAT comes from the coding sequence ATGGACAGCCAGCAGATCACCACGCTCGCCGGCGTCATCGACAAGAAGATGAACCGACAGCTCAAGCAGTATCTCGACATCTGCGCGCGCTGCGCCATCTGCAAAGACGCCTGCCACCAGTACGTCGCGACGCAGGACTTCAAGTACCTGCCCGCGCGGCGCGCAGAGCTCATCCGGCAGATCTACAAGAAGTACTTCACCAAGGCAGGAGAGTTCGTTCCCGCGCTCTACGAGGCGCGCGACCCGGACGAGCGACTACTTGAGGAGTTGTACGAGTCCACGTACGCGTGCACGGGCTGCCGCCGGTGCATGTACTACTGCCCCTTCTCGATCGACACGGCGTGGATCCTTTCTGTGGCAAAGGCGATACTGATCGCCGCTGGCATGGGCAACGAGATGCTCGGCCAGCTCGCCGACGCGGCGCTGTTCAAGAGCGACAACTTCGAGATGTTCCGCGACGTGATCGTGGACGGCTTCCGTGACATCGAGGCGCAGCTCCGTGAGGTCACGGGCGATTCCAGCGCCGAGATCCCGGTCGACCGCGAGGGTGCCGACATCCTGTATGTCGCGCTCGTCGGCGCGCACTCGATCCTGCCCGCAGCGGCGATCTTCCACCAGGCCAAGGCAAGCTGGACGCTGTCGCTGTTCGAGGCTGCCAACTACGGCTACTTCTTTGGCGATGCGGTGAAGGCTCGCAAGATCGCCGACCGATTCATGGACGAGGCCAAGCGCCTCGGCGTAAAGGAGGTCGTCATCACCGAGTGCGGGCACGCCTACCGCGTGGCAGAGATCTTCCATGAGGCGTGGAGCGGCGAGAAGCACCCGTTCAGGGTGCGCCACATCCTCGAGGTCATCGACGAGTACATAGCCGACGGCCGCATCACGGTCGATCCGCGCGCGATCACCGAGCCGATCACGTACCACGACCCATGCCAGGTCGGACGCAACGGAGGCATCTTCGAGCAGCCGCGCAACATCGTGCGGGCCCTCGCGCCGGACTTCCGCGATATGACACCCAACCGCGAGCAGCAGTGGTGCTGCGGCGGTGGAGGCGGCCTTGTGGCGATCTCGGAGATGGACGAGTTCCGCCTGAGGAGCGGCTCGATCAAGGTGGCGCAGATCAAGGCCACCGGCGCGAAGCTGATCGCCAGCCCGTGCGAGAACTGCCGACTCCAGATGGAGGGTCTCAACGAGTCGCTCGACCTTGGCATCGAGGTCAAGGCGATCATGGACCTCGTGATGGAAGCGATGCCGCTACGGGGGCGGAAGGCTGCCGGGGAGTCGCCGCCCGCGGCGCCCGAGTCCGAACCACCCGCAACCTAG
- a CDS encoding respiratory nitrate reductase subunit gamma — translation METYLYITSVIGVYLGIGVFVVGMAWRIYQWATTPKSPVPLGLFPKPKTGTGRFFKMLKDTFIAPQSARIEPVMWVFAFAFHVAALGAFVGHGRLIAEFPVLPQLLGQEGMNSFAAWSGSIAGTVMLAAIVFWIARRTFGPFKQLSVPEDYLLLALLFGVVIMGDHMRFFGNVHAATYREWFTSLLAFKPVIPAEILSSNVGWSLGTHMLFTDVFLIYFPFSKLVHTIGSFSANLVRSE, via the coding sequence ATGGAGACCTACCTCTACATCACATCGGTGATCGGCGTCTATCTCGGGATCGGCGTGTTCGTGGTGGGCATGGCATGGCGGATCTACCAATGGGCGACCACGCCCAAGTCCCCCGTCCCGCTCGGGCTGTTCCCGAAACCGAAGACAGGCACCGGACGCTTCTTCAAGATGCTGAAGGACACGTTCATCGCGCCGCAGTCAGCGCGCATCGAGCCCGTCATGTGGGTGTTCGCGTTCGCGTTCCACGTGGCCGCACTCGGGGCGTTCGTTGGTCACGGGCGGCTCATCGCCGAGTTCCCGGTACTACCGCAGCTCCTCGGGCAGGAGGGCATGAACTCGTTCGCGGCGTGGTCGGGCAGCATCGCGGGCACCGTCATGCTCGCGGCGATCGTGTTCTGGATCGCGAGGCGCACGTTCGGCCCGTTCAAGCAGCTGTCGGTACCCGAGGACTACCTGTTGCTCGCTCTGCTCTTCGGCGTGGTCATCATGGGCGACCACATGCGGTTCTTCGGCAACGTGCACGCGGCGACCTACCGCGAGTGGTTCACGAGCCTGCTCGCCTTCAAGCCCGTCATTCCCGCTGAGATCCTGTCGTCCAACGTCGGATGGTCGCTCGGCACGCACATGCTGTTCACGGACGTGTTCCTGATCTACTTCCCGTTCAGCAAGCTCGTGCACACGATCGGCTCCTTCTCGGCCAACCTGGTGAGGAGTGAGTAG
- a CDS encoding sulfurtransferase TusA family protein — translation MSEEIKADLELDLKGLLCPMPMVKVSQNISNVEVGGVIKAVATDPGSMADIPAWAKSTGNEVISAEKVGGEFVFLVKRVK, via the coding sequence ATGTCCGAGGAGATCAAGGCTGACCTGGAGCTCGACCTGAAGGGCCTGCTTTGCCCAATGCCCATGGTGAAAGTCAGCCAGAACATCAGCAACGTGGAAGTCGGCGGCGTCATCAAAGCCGTCGCGACCGACCCCGGCTCGATGGCCGACATCCCCGCGTGGGCCAAGAGCACCGGCAACGAAGTCATCTCGGCCGAGAAGGTCGGTGGCGAGTTCGTCTTCCTGGTCAAGCGCGTCAAGTAG
- a CDS encoding DsrE/DsrF/DrsH-like family protein: MPEITEQEIQEWGDKKKLAMVVMSGDMDKLFGAFIIATGAAAMGMEVTMFFTFWGLRAIKKNVRTGKSLFGKMLGVMYGGDITKSNPSQFSFGGMGRWMFGKMMGANNVSKLIELRDLAVTLGVGLYPCQMSMDVMEIPRDTFIDGVQEPVGVGFFLMKAQEANSQLFI; encoded by the coding sequence ATGCCTGAGATCACAGAGCAAGAGATCCAAGAGTGGGGCGACAAGAAGAAGCTCGCGATGGTTGTGATGAGCGGCGATATGGACAAGCTCTTTGGCGCGTTCATCATCGCAACGGGCGCAGCCGCGATGGGCATGGAGGTGACAATGTTCTTCACCTTCTGGGGGTTGCGCGCGATCAAGAAGAACGTGCGAACGGGCAAGTCCCTCTTTGGAAAGATGCTCGGCGTCATGTATGGCGGCGACATCACGAAGTCCAACCCGAGCCAGTTCAGCTTCGGCGGGATGGGCCGCTGGATGTTCGGGAAGATGATGGGTGCGAACAATGTCTCGAAGCTCATCGAGCTACGCGACCTCGCCGTCACCCTTGGCGTCGGACTCTACCCCTGCCAGATGTCGATGGACGTCATGGAGATTCCGCGCGACACGTTCATCGACGGCGTGCAGGAGCCGGTTGGCGTCGGCTTCTTCCTCATGAAGGCCCAGGAAGCCAACTCGCAGCTGTTCATCTAG
- a CDS encoding metalloregulator ArsR/SmtB family transcription factor, whose amino-acid sequence MQNDFYCLHSDLCKTLASEKRQRILGALRDGELTVSQIVETAELTQANASQHLSILRTKGVVRARRDGSNVYYSIANPKIIQAFDLITEVMQEALAAQNTTLGEALGSEGDTE is encoded by the coding sequence GTGCAGAACGACTTCTACTGCCTGCACTCAGACCTCTGCAAGACGCTGGCGAGCGAGAAACGCCAGCGCATCCTTGGCGCGCTCCGCGACGGGGAGCTCACCGTGTCTCAGATTGTCGAGACCGCCGAGCTTACGCAAGCCAACGCCTCCCAGCACCTCTCAATCTTGCGCACCAAGGGTGTCGTCCGCGCACGGCGTGACGGCTCCAACGTCTACTACTCCATCGCGAACCCAAAGATCATCCAGGCGTTCGACCTCATCACAGAGGTCATGCAGGAGGCGCTTGCCGCGCAGAACACCACGCTCGGCGAAGCGCTCGGCTCGGAAGGCGACACCGAATAG
- a CDS encoding IS1634 family transposase has translation MGRRATGAVHVAKIERKHGERVYTYWLLRQTYREGGKVRHRTLGNISHLPAETIEAVRCSLAGEACVPIGRIRVVGSRPHGHVAAVWTAARALGFPELLGPASRMRDLAFALLVARVVRPGSKLATSRWWARTTLGQDLGVEGASSDEVYAAMDWLLSRQGEIEGALAASHLTRGGLVLHDVTSVHVEGRCCPLAAHGHSRDGHPELPQIVFGLSTDAEGRPVAVEVYPGNTADPATVEGTVTKLKDRFGLDSVVMVGDRGMITKARIDDLRRVGGVGWITSLRAPSIRVLADAGALQMSLFDESDLAEIVHPDYPGERLVACRNPALAITRARKREELVSATEARLARVRASVARASRPLRGADRIGIAVGKVLDRFRVGKHFHIEITDDDFRFSRNEKRIATEAALDGVYVIRTSVGAGEMDAAGVVLAYKSLSRVEADFRSLKTTHLEVGPVRHHREDRVRSHVLICMLACYVAWHMRRALAPLTFTDEEPPAREDPVAPAVRSAGALAKASRRTTGENAPALGFTDLLDELACLVRDEIGVGDGPGAVTFERVSEPSLTARRAFELLGAPVPAKLL, from the coding sequence ATGGGAAGGCGAGCGACAGGTGCAGTACATGTAGCCAAGATAGAGCGCAAGCACGGTGAGCGCGTCTACACGTATTGGCTGCTGCGGCAGACCTACCGCGAGGGCGGCAAGGTACGCCATCGCACGCTGGGCAACATATCGCACCTGCCCGCCGAGACCATCGAGGCGGTCAGGTGCTCGCTCGCCGGGGAGGCGTGCGTCCCGATCGGACGGATACGGGTCGTCGGCTCGCGTCCCCACGGGCACGTAGCGGCCGTGTGGACGGCGGCGCGCGCGCTCGGCTTCCCGGAGCTTCTCGGTCCCGCCTCACGGATGCGCGATCTGGCGTTCGCGCTCCTGGTGGCCCGTGTCGTGCGCCCGGGCTCCAAGCTGGCCACCTCCCGCTGGTGGGCACGGACCACGCTGGGGCAGGACCTGGGGGTCGAGGGCGCCTCCAGCGACGAGGTCTACGCGGCGATGGACTGGCTGCTGTCCAGACAGGGTGAGATCGAGGGTGCGCTGGCGGCTTCCCACCTCACGCGCGGTGGCCTGGTCCTCCACGACGTGACGAGCGTGCATGTGGAGGGCAGGTGCTGTCCTCTCGCCGCCCACGGACACTCACGCGACGGCCACCCCGAACTGCCCCAGATCGTGTTCGGCCTCTCCACCGACGCCGAGGGGCGGCCGGTCGCCGTGGAGGTCTATCCGGGCAACACGGCCGATCCGGCCACCGTCGAAGGCACCGTCACCAAACTCAAGGACCGCTTCGGCCTCGACAGCGTCGTCATGGTGGGGGACCGCGGCATGATCACGAAGGCCCGCATCGATGACCTGCGCCGCGTGGGCGGCGTGGGCTGGATCACCTCGCTTCGCGCACCGTCCATACGCGTGCTCGCGGACGCGGGCGCGTTGCAGATGTCGCTCTTCGACGAGTCGGACCTGGCCGAGATCGTCCATCCCGACTACCCCGGTGAGCGGCTCGTCGCCTGCCGCAACCCCGCTCTGGCCATCACGCGCGCCCGCAAGCGCGAGGAGCTCGTCAGCGCCACGGAGGCCAGGCTCGCCCGCGTCCGCGCTTCCGTGGCCCGCGCGTCGCGCCCGCTGCGCGGGGCGGACAGGATCGGAATCGCGGTCGGGAAGGTGCTCGATCGCTTCCGTGTGGGCAAGCACTTCCACATCGAGATCACGGACGACGACTTCCGCTTCTCTCGAAACGAGAAGAGGATCGCCACCGAGGCCGCGCTCGACGGCGTCTACGTCATCCGCACATCGGTCGGAGCCGGCGAGATGGACGCGGCGGGCGTCGTTCTCGCCTACAAGTCGCTCTCCCGCGTGGAGGCGGACTTCCGCAGCCTCAAGACCACACACCTCGAGGTCGGTCCGGTCCGCCATCACCGCGAGGACAGGGTGCGCTCGCATGTGCTCATCTGCATGCTCGCCTGCTACGTCGCCTGGCACATGCGCCGCGCTCTGGCGCCTCTGACGTTCACGGACGAGGAGCCGCCCGCGAGAGAGGATCCCGTCGCGCCTGCGGTCCGCTCGGCAGGCGCGCTCGCGAAGGCGTCACGGCGGACGACGGGCGAGAACGCGCCGGCGCTCGGCTTCACGGACCTGCTCGACGAACTGGCCTGCCTCGTGCGAGACGAGATCGGCGTCGGGGACGGACCCGGCGCGGTGACCTTCGAGAGGGTGTCGGAGCCCAGCCTGACCGCGAGGCGCGCCTTCGAGCTGCTGGGTGCCCCGGTCCCCGCCAAGCTGTTGTAG
- a CDS encoding DinB family protein, giving the protein MATDYAQIAASQIDDGAPVADLIERYRQGPALLGQAVAGLSTEQLLAYPVPGKMSTQEVVAHVADCEQFLADRMKRIAAMERPLLVGVDGWEYVEALSYAERDIELDLALVLATRAQMAADLERMQAEAWERVGVHTETGLVTLRQMLLHTIRHLEHHVVTIQEKRAALGLDGS; this is encoded by the coding sequence ATGGCTACGGACTACGCCCAGATCGCCGCGTCGCAAATCGACGACGGCGCACCCGTCGCAGACCTCATCGAGCGCTACCGCCAAGGACCGGCGCTCCTTGGCCAGGCAGTGGCCGGGCTCTCGACGGAGCAGCTGCTCGCCTACCCCGTGCCCGGCAAGATGAGCACGCAGGAAGTCGTGGCACACGTGGCGGACTGCGAGCAGTTCCTCGCAGACCGCATGAAGCGGATTGCAGCGATGGAGCGCCCGTTGCTCGTCGGTGTAGACGGGTGGGAGTACGTCGAGGCCTTGAGCTACGCCGAGCGCGACATCGAGCTCGATCTCGCGCTTGTGCTGGCAACGCGCGCGCAGATGGCAGCCGACCTCGAGCGGATGCAGGCGGAGGCGTGGGAGCGCGTAGGCGTGCACACCGAGACCGGGCTCGTGACGTTGCGCCAGATGCTGCTTCACACGATTCGGCATCTCGAGCATCACGTCGTGACGATCCAGGAGAAACGCGCGGCGCTCGGCCTCGACGGGTCGTAG